Proteins encoded by one window of Dialister pneumosintes:
- a CDS encoding energy-coupling factor transporter ATPase, protein MSIQVKEISYIYGKGTPYEKKALDNITLTINKGEFVGIIGHTGSGKSTFIQHLNGLLHPTQGKVTIDGVDLAGKHKEVLDKRHTVGMVFQYPEQQLFEETVAADIAFGPKNLGLSEEQITERVKDAMQFVQLDYDTYAERSPFRLSGGQQRRVAIAGVIAMHPQFLIMDEPSAGLDPIGRERIFSQVKKWHEKNKFSVILVTHNMEDIARLANRLLVMKQGKIVLDGHPIDLFLNHRKELLHCGVDVPPLTDTLLYLKDRGIPVPEKATEIKDAINKMAGMLKGESYVD, encoded by the coding sequence ATGTCAATTCAGGTTAAAGAAATAAGTTATATTTATGGAAAAGGGACTCCTTATGAAAAAAAGGCTCTTGATAATATTACTTTAACGATTAATAAAGGCGAATTTGTTGGTATTATTGGACACACCGGAAGCGGAAAGTCAACTTTTATCCAACATCTTAATGGACTATTGCATCCTACACAAGGAAAAGTAACTATTGATGGTGTAGATTTGGCGGGAAAACACAAAGAAGTTCTAGACAAAAGGCATACTGTCGGTATGGTGTTTCAATATCCTGAACAACAACTTTTTGAAGAAACGGTAGCAGCAGATATTGCATTCGGGCCTAAAAATTTAGGATTATCAGAAGAGCAAATAACAGAAAGAGTAAAAGATGCTATGCAATTTGTACAGTTGGATTATGATACTTATGCAGAGCGGTCTCCGTTTCGCTTATCAGGAGGACAACAACGACGTGTTGCTATTGCAGGTGTAATTGCTATGCACCCACAGTTTTTGATTATGGATGAACCCTCTGCTGGATTAGATCCAATTGGACGAGAACGTATATTTTCACAAGTAAAAAAGTGGCATGAAAAAAATAAATTTTCAGTTATTTTAGTTACGCATAATATGGAAGATATAGCAAGACTTGCTAATCGTTTATTAGTCATGAAACAAGGAAAGATTGTATTGGATGGACATCCTATAGACTTATTTTTAAACCATAGGAAAGAATTATTACATTGTGGTGTAGATGTGCCACCTCTCACAGATACCTTGTTATATTTGAAAGATAGAGGTATTCCTGTTCCTGAAAAAGCAACAGAAATAAAAGATGCAATAAATAAAATGGCAGGAATGCTAAAAGGAGAATCATATGTTGACTGA
- a CDS encoding acyl-CoA carboxylase subunit beta, giving the protein MASVAEKMELLHQKLEHIQKMGGEKQIERQHSRGKLTARERLNLLFDESSFVEIGALRKHNCHYFGQETKDLPADGVITGYGTVNGRLVFAFAQDFTVSGGSLGEAHASKIVEVQKMAIKVGAPIVGMNDSGGARIQEGVSALAGFGDMFMQNTLASGVIPQICAIMGPCAGGAVYSPALMDFVYMVKDTGQMFLTGPKVVESVTGEQITAEELGGAMAHNSISGVSQFAAENDEDCIAQIRYLLSFLPSNNMEDSPIMDTDDEPTRIDPALDSIIPDEANTSYNMYQIIESLVDKGEYYEVLKHWAKNAITAFARMDGQTVGIVANQPQIMAGCLDYNASDKIARFVRFCDCFNIPLVTLVDVPGFLPGSQQEHAGVIRHGAKILYAYCEATVPKITVITRKAYGGAYIGMCCRQLGADQVFAWPSSEIAVMGAEGAARIIFRKNTPEEQAKLTEEYKQNFASPYQAAELGYVDAVIDPKYTRPSIINALKMLASKHQVHPSKKHGSMPL; this is encoded by the coding sequence ATGGCATCTGTTGCTGAAAAGATGGAGCTTCTTCATCAAAAACTCGAACATATCCAAAAAATGGGTGGAGAAAAACAGATAGAAAGACAGCATTCACGCGGAAAATTAACAGCACGTGAACGTTTGAATTTGTTATTTGATGAATCTTCTTTTGTCGAAATTGGTGCATTGCGTAAGCATAATTGCCATTATTTTGGGCAGGAGACTAAAGACCTTCCGGCAGATGGAGTTATTACCGGATATGGTACTGTTAATGGGCGTCTTGTATTTGCTTTTGCACAAGATTTTACAGTGAGTGGAGGCTCATTGGGAGAGGCTCATGCTTCAAAAATTGTAGAAGTTCAAAAAATGGCAATAAAAGTAGGGGCTCCTATTGTAGGAATGAATGATTCAGGTGGGGCACGTATTCAAGAAGGCGTATCTGCACTTGCCGGATTTGGCGATATGTTTATGCAAAATACATTGGCATCCGGAGTTATTCCACAAATTTGTGCTATCATGGGACCTTGTGCCGGTGGCGCCGTATACTCTCCTGCCTTAATGGATTTTGTATATATGGTTAAAGATACCGGACAAATGTTCTTGACCGGACCTAAAGTAGTAGAATCTGTTACCGGGGAACAAATCACAGCAGAGGAACTTGGTGGTGCTATGGCTCATAATAGTATTTCCGGGGTGTCTCAGTTTGCAGCAGAAAATGATGAAGACTGTATTGCGCAAATTCGATACCTTTTATCTTTCTTACCAAGCAATAATATGGAAGACTCTCCTATTATGGATACAGATGATGAACCAACAAGAATTGATCCTGCTTTAGATTCTATTATTCCGGACGAAGCAAATACTTCATATAATATGTATCAGATTATAGAATCTTTGGTAGATAAAGGGGAGTATTATGAAGTATTAAAGCATTGGGCTAAGAATGCAATTACAGCATTTGCACGTATGGACGGGCAAACCGTAGGTATTGTAGCAAATCAGCCACAAATAATGGCAGGCTGTTTGGATTATAATGCTTCGGATAAGATAGCTCGTTTTGTACGCTTCTGTGATTGTTTTAATATTCCTTTAGTTACTTTGGTAGATGTACCCGGATTTCTGCCAGGTAGTCAGCAGGAACATGCCGGTGTTATTCGACATGGGGCGAAGATTTTATATGCATATTGTGAAGCTACGGTACCTAAAATTACTGTTATTACACGTAAAGCGTATGGCGGTGCTTATATAGGTATGTGCTGTCGCCAGTTAGGTGCTGATCAAGTATTTGCATGGCCATCTTCAGAAATTGCAGTTATGGGTGCGGAAGGGGCAGCAAGAATTATTTTTAGAAAAAATACACCGGAAGAGCAGGCTAAATTAACAGAAGAGTATAAGCAAAATTTTGCATCACCATATCAAGCAGCAGAACTTGGTTATGTAGATGCAGTTATTGATCCTAAGTACACTCGTCCGTCTATCATTAATGCATTAAAAATGTTGGCGAGCAAGCATCAAGTACATCCATCTAAGAAACATGGAAGTATGCCACTTTAA
- the truA gene encoding tRNA pseudouridine(38-40) synthase TruA yields MRNIWMTVSYEGTNYAGFQRQPTRMTVQQLLEDALEKLTQKKTIVYFVARTDAGVHAWGQECTFYTESKIPGDRFCYAINAMLPKDVRVLQSREMEEDFSVRRMNYGKTYGYILSERKEESPFLRRYCWSVGRLLNDNLMRAASEVLIGEHDFTSFRGNNSVPANPIRNLIDIQIIRDEHIVRIYVTGEGFLYHMVRNIAGALVDIGTGVMTKEQLMHILEVKDRKQLGMTAPAEGLALLHVYFNPVQKEDIHKTIKQAFWPWTK; encoded by the coding sequence ATGAGAAATATATGGATGACAGTATCTTATGAAGGTACCAATTATGCAGGCTTTCAGAGGCAACCCACAAGAATGACAGTACAACAGTTGTTAGAAGATGCGCTAGAAAAACTTACTCAGAAAAAAACAATCGTATATTTTGTAGCACGTACAGATGCCGGTGTACATGCTTGGGGGCAAGAATGCACATTTTATACGGAGTCAAAAATTCCGGGAGATAGATTTTGTTATGCAATCAATGCTATGTTACCTAAAGATGTACGTGTACTACAAAGTCGGGAAATGGAAGAAGATTTTTCTGTAAGACGCATGAATTATGGAAAAACATATGGATATATTCTTTCTGAGAGAAAAGAAGAGTCTCCTTTTTTAAGAAGATATTGTTGGTCAGTGGGAAGATTGCTAAATGATAATCTTATGAGAGCTGCCTCAGAAGTATTAATAGGGGAACATGATTTTACTTCTTTTAGGGGAAATAATTCTGTACCGGCCAATCCGATACGGAATTTGATAGATATTCAAATAATACGTGATGAACATATAGTCAGAATTTATGTTACCGGTGAGGGTTTTTTGTATCATATGGTAAGAAATATTGCAGGAGCACTTGTTGATATAGGTACCGGTGTAATGACGAAAGAACAGCTTATGCATATATTAGAAGTAAAGGATAGAAAACAATTAGGAATGACAGCTCCTGCAGAAGGATTAGCACTTTTGCATGTATACTTTAATCCGGTGCAAAAAGAAGATATTCATAAAACTATAAAGCAGGCATTTTGGCCCTGGACCAAGTAG
- a CDS encoding TetR/AcrR family transcriptional regulator, whose amino-acid sequence MKTVDRIRKVAKKLFLERGFKKVSIREIAEKAEVPASSISYYFGSKKNLYHDVVTESHVATEISVREKIEESALSLFASKGYESVTIRDIAAAADVNSAAISYYFGGKKELYMAILQVGADILKRTQDTTDLTNNMPEFIIRHYMESFASLVVTYPESLRIMEWELIKTTDTFKQMWKSWYQPIFLEVYKAIQQGIKEGIFRKNLNPEGACILWISMMVNFFTAADVKGKNNLIDLDKSLSLEAYFESAADIFINGIKLKAEELL is encoded by the coding sequence GTGAAGACTGTTGATAGAATTAGAAAAGTTGCTAAAAAACTGTTTTTAGAGAGAGGTTTTAAAAAAGTTAGTATACGGGAGATTGCAGAAAAAGCAGAAGTTCCGGCCTCTTCTATTTCCTATTATTTTGGAAGTAAAAAAAATCTTTATCATGATGTAGTAACAGAATCACATGTAGCAACAGAAATTTCTGTACGAGAAAAAATAGAAGAAAGTGCGTTATCTTTATTTGCATCTAAAGGATATGAAAGTGTAACTATACGAGATATCGCAGCAGCAGCAGATGTGAATAGTGCGGCGATTTCCTATTATTTTGGGGGTAAAAAAGAATTATATATGGCAATACTGCAAGTGGGGGCAGATATATTAAAAAGAACTCAAGATACTACAGATTTAACCAATAATATGCCGGAATTTATTATTCGTCACTATATGGAATCTTTTGCGTCTTTGGTGGTTACTTACCCGGAATCATTGCGGATTATGGAATGGGAATTAATTAAAACGACAGATACTTTTAAGCAAATGTGGAAAAGCTGGTATCAACCTATATTTTTGGAAGTGTATAAAGCAATCCAACAAGGTATTAAAGAGGGGATTTTTAGAAAAAACCTGAATCCGGAAGGGGCTTGTATTTTATGGATTAGTATGATGGTCAATTTTTTTACTGCAGCGGATGTTAAAGGTAAAAATAATTTGATTGATTTGGATAAAAGCTTGTCGCTTGAGGCATATTTTGAGTCGGCGGCAGATATATTTATAAATGGAATCAAACTAAAAGCGGAGGAATTATTATGA
- a CDS encoding efflux RND transporter periplasmic adaptor subunit, producing MNKLANIGMMFLVGVVVTMSGCGKQTTPANSAPLVKTIVIGEEISENKHSFSGTVHGYFEAPLSFQVGGRIVERYVQSGQRVTAGEALFKLDSKDAEEQVNTAEGAVISAQAAYNLADSTLARYRSLHDIHAISDLAMDQTQSQYEVASAQLQQAQAALSRAQNNLDFTTLRANRDGVIGSTSYEVGQVVSAGMPVALMVDDSQKEVHISLTEKQYGEYSVGMPCTVTFWALPHVQVKGIIKEKAASPTAGIGTYDVKVSLEDCPTNVTIGMTAQVSIENKMNTNRIEVPLTAMAGQKEQPSVWIVKDGKVSLVAVKVGKYGENSIEIIEGLKQGDRIVIAGTNKLSDGEEVRI from the coding sequence ATGAATAAATTAGCAAATATAGGTATGATGTTTCTAGTAGGCGTAGTAGTGACTATGTCCGGCTGTGGAAAACAAACAACTCCTGCTAATTCTGCTCCTTTAGTAAAAACTATAGTTATAGGTGAAGAAATTTCTGAAAATAAACATAGTTTTTCCGGAACGGTTCACGGTTATTTTGAAGCCCCCTTATCGTTTCAAGTCGGAGGACGTATTGTAGAACGATATGTGCAGTCCGGACAGCGTGTAACTGCAGGAGAAGCCTTATTTAAACTTGATTCTAAAGATGCGGAAGAACAAGTTAATACAGCGGAAGGTGCTGTTATCTCTGCACAAGCCGCATATAATTTAGCAGATTCTACTTTAGCCAGGTATCGCTCTCTTCATGATATACATGCTATTTCTGATTTAGCTATGGATCAGACGCAGAGCCAGTATGAAGTGGCATCTGCCCAATTACAACAAGCACAGGCAGCATTAAGCCGTGCACAAAATAATTTGGATTTTACCACTCTTAGAGCGAATAGAGACGGTGTTATTGGATCTACCTCTTATGAAGTCGGGCAAGTAGTATCGGCAGGAATGCCTGTCGCACTTATGGTAGATGATAGTCAAAAAGAAGTTCATATTTCATTAACGGAAAAGCAATATGGAGAGTATTCCGTAGGCATGCCATGTACAGTTACTTTTTGGGCATTACCTCATGTACAAGTAAAAGGGATTATCAAAGAGAAAGCCGCTTCCCCCACTGCAGGGATAGGAACATATGATGTAAAAGTTTCATTAGAAGATTGTCCGACTAATGTAACTATAGGTATGACAGCGCAAGTATCTATAGAAAATAAGATGAATACGAATAGAATAGAAGTACCTTTAACTGCTATGGCGGGGCAAAAAGAACAGCCTTCTGTTTGGATTGTTAAAGATGGGAAAGTTTCTTTAGTCGCAGTTAAAGTTGGCAAATATGGAGAGAATTCTATTGAAATAATAGAAGGACTTAAACAAGGCGATCGTATAGTTATTGCCGGAACGAATAAGTTATCAGATGGAGAAGAGGTACGCATATGA
- a CDS encoding O-antigen ligase family protein, whose amino-acid sequence MQNQKGIISLCSRENIGKLLYVTVFLLPLTTWFYIPLVIAFLMSIYRMYAVRQVEWKAGSLCEVGAAFLICSFCSVINSLDKIFSIFNWFFLPCMYAILYMLIVSYLDTIKKKKKLLLCFLGAAATVAGYGIWQYIHIDYMIAHVINQEWVDTKEFPHLYRRMYSTLENPNLCATYFLIVISYVGAFFLFEKEIKNKVILMGIGSVATLCLALTYSRGAWISLLFILFIYASIYDKKIFTLFTLVPFILYFYEGQVVLRFLSLFSTHDTSVGMRFTLWANTLDIIKDFPLLGCGWGTFYLTYPMYDSLVKDAGILIYHAHNMYLSMIATIGFLGAFSYFFILFGHAWYAWRLYSTVTNSFYKAMGLGTLAAVAAISVNGIGDYTLFSVSISMCYWSMMALFMSCYVDISHSTEPKEQDSMRQ is encoded by the coding sequence ATGCAAAATCAAAAGGGAATAATTTCCCTGTGCTCTAGAGAAAATATAGGTAAACTTCTTTATGTGACAGTTTTTTTATTGCCTTTAACAACATGGTTTTATATACCGTTAGTGATAGCTTTTTTGATGTCTATATATCGTATGTATGCTGTAAGGCAAGTGGAGTGGAAAGCAGGATCGCTTTGTGAAGTAGGTGCTGCTTTTTTAATATGCTCATTTTGCTCAGTTATTAATTCTTTAGATAAAATATTTAGCATATTTAATTGGTTTTTTTTACCTTGTATGTATGCCATATTATATATGCTTATTGTTTCTTATTTGGATACTATAAAAAAGAAAAAAAAGTTACTTTTGTGTTTTTTAGGAGCGGCAGCTACTGTAGCGGGATATGGGATATGGCAATATATTCATATTGACTATATGATTGCTCATGTGATAAATCAGGAATGGGTAGATACTAAAGAATTTCCTCACTTGTATCGCAGAATGTATTCGACACTGGAGAATCCCAATCTTTGTGCAACCTACTTTTTAATTGTGATTAGTTATGTAGGAGCGTTCTTTTTGTTTGAAAAAGAAATAAAAAATAAAGTTATTTTAATGGGAATAGGTAGTGTAGCTACTCTTTGTTTAGCACTTACTTATTCTAGAGGAGCTTGGATTAGTCTATTATTTATTTTATTTATCTATGCATCTATATATGATAAGAAAATCTTTACTCTTTTTACATTGGTTCCTTTTATACTTTATTTTTATGAAGGACAAGTTGTTTTAAGATTTTTATCATTGTTTTCCACTCACGATACTTCTGTTGGTATGCGGTTTACTTTGTGGGCGAATACATTGGATATAATTAAAGATTTTCCTTTATTGGGCTGTGGTTGGGGAACTTTTTATTTAACATATCCTATGTATGATTCTTTAGTTAAAGACGCGGGAATACTTATATATCATGCACATAATATGTATCTTTCGATGATTGCAACTATTGGATTTTTAGGTGCTTTTTCTTATTTTTTTATACTATTTGGACATGCGTGGTATGCGTGGAGATTGTATTCAACAGTAACGAATTCTTTTTATAAAGCGATGGGATTAGGTACTTTAGCTGCGGTAGCGGCTATTAGTGTAAATGGAATAGGAGATTACACCTTATTCAGTGTTTCTATCTCTATGTGTTATTGGTCTATGATGGCTTTATTTATGAGTTGTTACGTAGATATAAGTCATTCTACAGAACCGAAAGAACAAGATTCTATGCGTCAGTAA
- a CDS encoding energy-coupling factor transporter ATPase yields the protein MEFINNSSNKEIHQRNDQENLITINKLTHIYETEDKEPFYALKGVSLDIYKGEFLAVIGTNGSGKSTLARHLDGILLPSEGDVIINGLSTSNSENTWQIRQTVGMVFQNPDNQLVASIVEDDVAFGPENLGVPREEIIKRVTQALQRVDMESYKHHATGMLSGGQKQRVAIAGVLAMHPQCIVLDEPTAMLDPSGRKEVMDTIQYLNKNLGITIVLITHFMEEAVMADRVVVMNRGQIVKQGSARDVFSDVKGLKNTGLDVPVPTEISYYLAEKGVSISNNCMTNEELGDELCQFRLKK from the coding sequence ATGGAATTTATAAATAATTCAAGTAATAAAGAGATACATCAGAGAAATGACCAAGAAAATTTAATCACAATCAATAAATTGACACATATATATGAAACAGAAGATAAAGAACCTTTTTATGCACTTAAAGGAGTTTCTTTAGATATTTATAAAGGTGAATTTCTGGCTGTTATAGGAACAAATGGGTCGGGAAAATCTACATTAGCTAGACATTTAGATGGGATTTTACTTCCTAGTGAAGGAGATGTAATTATTAATGGATTGTCTACATCTAATTCTGAGAATACTTGGCAGATTAGGCAAACTGTAGGAATGGTTTTTCAAAATCCGGATAATCAACTAGTCGCATCTATTGTAGAAGATGATGTTGCTTTTGGTCCGGAAAATTTAGGTGTTCCCAGAGAAGAAATTATCAAACGTGTGACGCAAGCACTACAGCGAGTAGATATGGAATCTTATAAACATCATGCAACAGGTATGTTATCCGGAGGACAAAAACAGCGAGTAGCTATTGCGGGCGTTTTAGCTATGCATCCACAATGTATTGTTTTAGATGAACCGACTGCTATGTTAGATCCTTCCGGTCGAAAAGAAGTTATGGATACGATTCAATATCTTAATAAGAATCTTGGTATTACCATTGTTTTGATTACACACTTTATGGAAGAAGCTGTTATGGCGGATCGTGTGGTAGTTATGAATAGAGGTCAGATTGTTAAACAAGGCTCTGCACGAGATGTATTTTCTGATGTAAAAGGGTTGAAAAACACAGGATTAGATGTTCCGGTTCCTACTGAAATATCTTATTACTTAGCAGAAAAGGGAGTTTCTATTAGCAATAATTGCATGACAAATGAGGAATTGGGAGACGAATTATGTCAATTCAGGTTAAAGAAATAA
- a CDS encoding energy-coupling factor transporter transmembrane component T family protein, with protein sequence MLTDITLGQYYPGESFIHQMDPRTKIVCTMIFIAAIFLASSPLSYVVITGFLALTIFYSNIPLKLVVKSIKPLWFILIFTFLIHIFTTPGQMFFTFGIIHASKEGIVYGAYMTLRLVYLITFSSLLTYTTSPIVLTDGIEALLMKFHKLGVPAHELAMMMSIALRFIPTLLEETDRIMKAQVSRGANFTTGSIMQKAKSMIPVLVPLFVSAFRRADDLATAMEARCYRGGEGRSKMHQLCYTNKDRIGFAAVMLVTLILLIMRVGI encoded by the coding sequence ATGTTGACTGATATTACATTAGGGCAATATTATCCGGGAGAGTCCTTTATTCACCAAATGGATCCACGAACCAAAATTGTATGTACGATGATTTTTATTGCCGCTATATTTTTAGCATCTTCTCCACTTTCTTATGTAGTAATAACCGGGTTCTTAGCACTCACTATTTTTTACTCGAATATACCTCTCAAATTGGTTGTTAAATCCATTAAACCATTGTGGTTTATTTTAATATTTACATTTTTAATTCATATATTTACAACTCCGGGACAAATGTTCTTTACCTTCGGAATTATTCATGCCAGTAAAGAAGGAATTGTTTATGGTGCTTATATGACATTGCGTTTAGTTTATCTTATTACTTTTTCATCCTTATTAACTTATACTACAAGTCCCATTGTGTTAACTGATGGTATAGAAGCTCTTTTAATGAAGTTTCATAAATTAGGAGTTCCTGCACATGAATTGGCAATGATGATGTCTATTGCATTGCGTTTTATTCCTACTTTATTAGAAGAAACAGATCGTATTATGAAAGCACAAGTTTCTCGAGGTGCAAATTTTACTACGGGAAGTATTATGCAGAAGGCTAAAAGTATGATTCCTGTACTGGTTCCTTTATTTGTTTCGGCTTTTCGTCGTGCTGATGATTTGGCCACTGCTATGGAAGCAAGATGTTATCGAGGCGGAGAAGGACGAAGTAAAATGCATCAACTTTGTTATACAAATAAAGATAGGATTGGTTTTGCAGCTGTCATGTTGGTAACTCTTATTTTACTAATAATGAGAGTCGGTATTTAA
- a CDS encoding acetyl-CoA carboxylase biotin carboxyl carrier protein subunit, whose protein sequence is MRKFSVKVNGHVYDVEVTECTNGNSMGTVGMVSAPVTTSAPTAPVVPRTAPTVSAPIHPQPTTYSSAPARSSAALERLMNKAEHKEDKQPVVAEGGLQVKAPMPGKITFITAKVGEPVNKGDELMVLEAMKMGNTITAPVSGVVKAINVNVGQVVQGKQTLCTIE, encoded by the coding sequence ATGAGAAAATTTTCAGTAAAGGTCAATGGACATGTATATGATGTAGAAGTTACGGAATGTACAAATGGGAATTCTATGGGAACGGTTGGAATGGTGTCAGCACCTGTTACTACGTCAGCACCAACAGCACCGGTAGTACCTAGAACTGCACCTACTGTATCCGCACCTATACATCCACAACCCACAACATATTCTTCTGCTCCTGCACGTTCTTCTGCTGCATTAGAGCGATTAATGAATAAAGCAGAACATAAAGAAGATAAACAGCCGGTAGTTGCTGAAGGTGGCTTGCAGGTTAAGGCACCTATGCCGGGGAAAATTACTTTTATTACAGCAAAAGTAGGAGAACCTGTAAATAAAGGTGATGAGTTAATGGTTCTTGAAGCTATGAAGATGGGGAATACAATTACGGCTCCCGTATCCGGTGTAGTTAAGGCAATAAATGTAAATGTTGGACAGGTTGTACAAGGGAAGCAAACTCTTTGTACGATTGAGTAA
- a CDS encoding HAD-IIB family hydrolase, translated as MRKYFFFDIDGTLTSPLDSCIPRSTVNALRELQNKEGTLVLATGRLQCDAISLAHELGIDSVISDGGNGVTIHNQIICHESLPLVSCKKFLEGIQGVYSWAITVENKMQKYTLDTSYLEETGDSYYETIVVPDFDIHTIKQVFKIFVSCPLEEESNLNFYGLSHVRLKNDILLIEPTSKERGIFKFLQSKNVQNYEVVIFGDGLNDCSMFRKEWMCIAMGNAHPLLKNKAAYVTDNVDENGIYNALKHFKWI; from the coding sequence TTGAGAAAGTATTTCTTTTTTGATATTGACGGAACGCTGACTTCTCCACTTGATTCATGTATTCCCAGGAGCACAGTTAATGCTTTAAGAGAGTTGCAAAACAAAGAGGGAACTCTTGTGTTGGCAACGGGAAGATTACAATGTGACGCTATTTCCCTGGCACACGAATTAGGGATTGATTCAGTTATTTCCGATGGAGGAAATGGTGTAACTATCCATAATCAGATTATATGTCATGAGAGTCTTCCGCTAGTGAGTTGTAAAAAATTTTTAGAAGGAATTCAAGGTGTTTATTCGTGGGCAATTACTGTAGAAAATAAGATGCAAAAATATACTTTAGATACTTCTTATCTGGAAGAAACCGGAGATTCTTACTATGAAACCATTGTAGTTCCTGATTTTGATATACATACGATAAAACAGGTGTTTAAAATCTTTGTATCTTGCCCGTTGGAAGAAGAATCGAATCTTAATTTTTATGGATTAAGCCATGTCCGTCTTAAAAATGATATTCTTTTAATAGAGCCTACTTCCAAAGAACGGGGTATTTTTAAGTTTCTCCAAAGTAAGAATGTGCAAAATTATGAAGTGGTGATATTTGGAGATGGATTAAATGATTGTTCTATGTTTAGAAAAGAATGGATGTGCATCGCTATGGGGAATGCACATCCATTGTTAAAAAACAAAGCCGCTTATGTAACGGATAATGTGGATGAAAATGGGATTTATAATGCATTAAAACATTTTAAATGGATATAG